In Pyrus communis chromosome 1, drPyrComm1.1, whole genome shotgun sequence, the following are encoded in one genomic region:
- the LOC137716923 gene encoding uncharacterized protein — translation MDKDYKNACWRHHGEQNIGEQNVGIGEKETGDEVIGMHDFLNDVFVQPLTEEGVRLSTEPPIGEGRPEEVQTFFKLLEEADQDLWPGCKEFKKLEAVVRLYQIKCLAGMLDKIFTTLLELIKRMLPEGDCLPESCFKAKKLINDLGLSYVKIDACPNDCMIYWKYTSDLTVCPVCGKSRYKITNAEDSSRKKVAAKVMWYFPLKPRLQRFFMSKHMAEHMRWHATECPKDEFMRHPSNSPAWKHLDNLYPDFASEIRNVRLGLASDGFNPFGKMRNDHSTWPVVLSVYNLPPWMCMKQPNLLLSLLIPGPRSPGKEIDVYMRPLIDELNELWEVGIPTYDAYSNQSFTMKAAVLWTISDFPAYGMLQLCSKNESEEGFKQLNSRIALTLCQLEKIFPPAFFDIMVHLPVHLADEAALAGLVQYRWMYPIERYLQTLKRYVRNKGRPEGSIAEAYLVDECLSFCSMYLRDVESRRTRENVELDLNVLDQCHRYILNNCDEVSPFRRQHEEFLKTKHRRERLTMRQIKELSKKEFPEWFKQHMNSRYDANDTLISQDLHWLANYPSRVVSRYKSHIVHGFRFRIKFVDDKHKNQNCGVFVPANVPGAIGQVNCYGRVVDMFEVKYCGPTEAGDRGRAVMLFKCEWVNSESPRGMKTDQYGFTMVNFNQLGFKEDPFILASQALQAFYVEDTIEKDWHVVVRTQPRDLFDVLEDSDAIDDYATPNLDDRILDNENFHTRVGVEETPFLESLALPTGFVNHANTDDELTDDDRE, via the exons atggataaagattataaaaacgctTGTTGGCGACATCATGGCGAGCAAAACATTGGAGAGCAAAATGTGGGAATTGGAGAAAAAGAAACAGGAGATGAGGTGATTGGCATGCATGATTTTCTTAATGATGTATTTGTCCAACCATTAACAGAAGAAGGTGTTAGGCTATCTACTGAACCCCCTATTGGGGAAGGGCGTCCAGAAGAGGTGCAGACTTTTTTTAAGTTGCTTGAAGAGGCAGATCAAGATTTGTGGCCAGGTTGTAAGGAGTTTAAGAAATTGGAAGCAGTTGTAAGATTGTATCAGATCAAGTGTTTAGCGGGAATGCTTGACAAGATCTTCACCACTTTACTGGagttaattaaaagaatgttgcCTGAAGGGGATTGTTTGCCTGAATCCTGTTTTAAGgcaaaaaaacttataaatgaCTTGGGTCTGTCGTATGTGAAAATTGATGCATGTCCCAATGATTGCATGATCTATTGGAAATATACTTCAGATTTGACCGTGTGCCCAGTTTGTGGTAAATCAAGATATAAAATTACCAATGCAGAGGATAGCTCGAGGAAAAAGGTCGCAGCTAAGGTTATgtggtattttcctttaaaaccacGATTGCAACGATTTTTTATGTCGAAGCATATGGCTGAACATATGAGATGGCATGCAACTGAATGTCCTAAGGATGAATTTATGAGACATCCTTCAAATTCTCCCGCATGGAAGCATTTGGATAATTTATATCCGGATTTTGCGTCAGAAATTCGAAATGTCCGATTAGGGTTGGCCAGTGATGGATTTAATCCTTTTGGGAAAATGAGGAATGATCATAGCACATGGCCTGTGGTGCTTTCTGTTTATAATTTGCCACCTTGGATGTGCATGAAGCAACcaaatttgttattgtctttgtTAATACCAGGACCACGCAGTCCTGGTAaagagattgatgtatacatgcGTCCATTGATTGACGAGCTGAATGAGTTGTGGGAGGTGGGCATTCCCACTTATGATGCATATTCCAACCAAAGTTTTACGATGAAGGCTGCCGTGTTATGGACTATAAGTGATTTTCCAGCTTATGGAATGTT ACAGTTATGTAGTAAGAATGAGTCTGAGGAAGGATTTAAGCAACTGAATTCAAGAATTGCCTTGACATTATGTCAACTTGAGAAAATATTCCCTCCTGCATTTTTTGATATAATGGTGCACCTCCCAGTTCACTTGGCAGATGAAGCAGCTCTTGCAGGGCTTGTTCAATAtagatggatgtatccaattgaacg GTATTTGCAAACACTGAAGCGCTATGTTCGTAATAAGGGTCGTCCTGAAGGTTCTATTGCTGAAGCATATTTGGTGGATGAGTGCTTGTCATTTTGTTCCATGTATCTTAGAGACGTTGAGTCTCGTCGTACCC GAGAAAATGTGGAGCTCGATCTAAATGTTCTTGATCAGTGCCATAGATACATTCTAAATAATTGTGATGAAGTTAGCCCATTTAGAAG GCAACATGAAGAATTCTTGAAAACTAAACATCGTCGAGAAAGGTTAACTATGCGACAAATTAAGGAGCTAAGCAAGAAAGAATTTCCAGAATGGTTCAAGCAACAT ATGAATTCAAGATATGATGCTAATGACACATTGATATCTCAAGACTTGCATTGGCTAGCTAATTATCCTAGTAGGGTTGTGAGTAGATACAAAAGTCACATTGTTCATGGATTTAGATTTCGTATAAAATTTGTGGATGATAAGCATAAGAATCAAAATTGTGGTGTCTTTGTACCTGCAAATGTTCCTGGAGCAATTGGGCAAGTAAATTGTTATGGCAGAGTTGTAGATATGTTCGAGGTCAAATATTGTGGTCCTACTGAAGCAGGAGATAGGGGTCGAGCTGTGATGTTATTTAAGTGCGAATGGGTTAATAGTGAAAGTCCACGAGGAATGAAGACTGATCAATATGGATTTACTATGGTGAATTTCAATCAATTGGGATTTAAAGAGGATCCTTTCATACTAGCATCACAAGCATTACAGGCATTTTACGTGGAGGACACGATTGAAAAAGATTGGCACGTAGTTGTTCGAACTCAGCCAAGAGATTTATTTGACGTATTAGAGGATAGTGATGCTATTGATGATTATGCCACGCCGAACTTGGATGATCGAATTCTTGATAATGAAAATTTCCATACAAGGGTTGGCGTGGAAGAGACTCCCTTTCTTGAATCATTAGCGTTGCCTACCGGGTTCGTTAATCATGCCAATACCGACGATGAGCTAACAGATGATGACagggaataa